The segment AGGAGCCAGCGATGGCCTGACTGGTGACGTGGCCTCTGAATACAGAGTTGATAGAATTGAAGAAGCTGGACTTTCCAGCTCCAACTGGTCCAATGAGCAGAACCCGAGCCTGGGACACAGAGCTGACTGTGGGTTTGTACATTGTAATACTCTCCATCAGCTCCTTCTTGTTCCTAtagaaacaagaaaagaaacgtTCTCATCTCGTGATAAAGTTGTTTAATCCTGGTTGTTCAGAAGACATTTTATGTTCAGCCAGTTTACCTCTGTGATGCTTTCATGGTTGCAGGTAAATTTATGACAGTTAGTCAAGAATTGTACAGTTTAAAACTGTATAGCACAGTGAGCAAGGCAAACAATTTGATCACATAATATTTTCCATAGACACTAAGTCTATTATAATCTGAAATAGCTGGTATAGCTTGTCCAGCGAAGCATAGCATTCTCACGTCATGGCATGTGAAACATATCCATTTTGTTCTACAGTACACAGTATATTGTCCTATAGTAAAGCATGTTAACAGCATTATGTGAGGGTTGGTGGCTCTAGCCATCTTACTGAGATTCCCAGTTTATAGTCCTCCATGGCCTCTCAAGTTCTGTGGTTTCTGTTGAAGAGCAAAAACAACTTCAATAAAAACGacaaattttcttttctttcaaatttgattaaaaaaacaaaaaacacccatacaatttttttctgttattaatATCACACAGTATATTTTATGACATTGAAAATCAACATCTTTATTGTCTGGTCTTACAAATATGAAACAGTGCAGTAACGTCACCTGATGAAAATTCAACATTAATACCTGAACTGTAGTATTAACGTATATGCTAAAAAGTAGCAGTGGTGACGGACAGTAAGGAATCTAACACTAGTGGCCATAGTTGGTAGGGATGCACATATAGCCAGACACATCATGAACTATATCAGAATAAATATGGATTTGTCACAGCAAAGCATCAAAGTTAAAATATGTCAAATAATAGTGAACTCACCCTCGACTTCATAGACTTCACACTCAGTCAGGTTCAGGTCGTTGCCATGCATTTCTGCAGCATTGAAGTTGTAGTAATTTCCTGGACTGCTATAGACAACTGCTTTGCTTCCATTAACAAGAACCAGCGCTTCTCCAAAATATGGACCACAGTTGGCTATCATTTTCACTGCATAACCTGGATTGGCAGGAGCGACTGGATATTTGAGGAGCCTTTCTCCACTGAAGGTAAAAAGAAAGGCCTGGTCATCACGCACAAACTGTCCAGACTGAGTGAAGGGTTGTTGGGTGTAGCCTCCAAACACATAACCGGAGGTGTTATAGCCCACAGACACTGTGGGACCACGCTGGTCACATTGTTGGTGGAAGGCTGCGCCGGTGAAACCATGGATGCTGGCCTTGTACAGCAGCCGTAGTTTGACTCTCCCCAGCTGGGAGCAGATTGTGGTCCGGCGGCTCCTGGTTAGCATGGCCTCCATAGTGGACAGCTGGTATGCTAAAGTATATAAAGGAGGATAAATATACAGTTTAATAaacatttgtgaacatgaaCTACTCTCTGTCAAAGCCAAAAGCCAGAGAagaaagtctcaaacttgtgatgtcatcaaatataACGTCCTaattcactgtctatggagcagcttcaggctttataccctatgacatcacacgtTTGAGTTTCAGGGGCCGGCTGCATACAGCACTTAACTCTAAGTGCTGTATGCAGCCGGCCCCTGAAACTCAAACGTGTGATTTTCCTTTCAGTCCGAGTTAaaggtttctttaaaaaattgattgtacaaaacacccttaagtctttTCCTTAGAGTTTCCTGAAGTTTTTCTCCTTACCTTGGTCTTATACTGAAGGAAATGGTCTCCATGGAGACAGTACAACTTTCCTGttgtaaaatatttcagtgcAGTAAATGCCTCAACATCTTTCCTTGACTACGGAAACCTTCTAAAGAGATTCTGTCCCACACCCTTGAGTAATTTCCTTAGCTAAGGAAAAACTAAACCTTAAGTGCCATCCTTAAGAAGCAAACTTAtggtgctttgtgcaactggccccaGCGCTCTAGTTTCTgaatttgggagagagttgttcatctTTACTTATATTTCTGGACTGTCTTTAACCATAGAAATAACGAGCATGAGTTctgaaaatgggcgtagttcccctttaatgttcTTATTCTTCCTTTGATATAACTCTGCTTGAAAACCTGTACTTGAGTCAAATGTCCAACGgttaataaaaatgtgtaaaataaaattgtCTTTTAATTTACTAGAGGTTGTTCCTCTATTCCTCCTCAGATTGTTTCTCAGTTGTATCCCTCAATTTTATACAACATGCAAAATTAAGAGTTTTACTTAAAGCATTGGAAGCCCTGCATTTTTTTGGGCTTTCTTGGCACAGATTCAGACAGAAAACATATTAAGTTACTGTCAGACTGACAAAAAGGAATTTCCCAGCTTGATATTGGGCAGAACAGGACAActttccacttcctgtctgactgACAAAGAAAATATTTGCCATACCCACATTATTAGTACCATCTGTAGCCCGGGGATACTGTTATACTAATACTATTATGTTAGTGTTTTATCCAGCATCAGGCCAATTAACATCTCTTCACTGGTTGCTGATTgattttagaaatgtttatAGATCTTATTAATTTCACACGTGGCTTCCACCAGAGGTGAACTGTTAGATCTGTTGTTTTAGTCCTCAAGTCAGGTTAAAGTCAATAAAGGTGTGTGACGGGAGCCAGCTTCAGGGGTTAGGTATTAAACTGGacgaagtttaaaaaaaaaaaaagtctatccAATGAATAACACAACAGAATTATGCAACAGAACTACGTAGCAGCTGTGCCACACTTTCAGtcataaaaatcaataaatcattaaaaaccCCACGCCTATAGGCCTGGCGTACATTAAAGGTTGACAAAACCCAATGGCTACACTTAAATGTTATTATATCATACTATACTAATATTTCGGCCTTACCTCCTTATCTTCTTGTTGAGAATGGTGACTGATGGCCAGCTCTGCCGCTATGTAGGAGCTCTGGGCAAATACAGTGGTACACATTCACGATGCCAGGCTGCTCGAAAAGAAACGAAACTGAAAGTAGCCTTTGCTGACTGGAATAATtttgccttcaaaataaaactagtgtttgtctctgaataaagcagttaacTGTATCCTCAATCTGATGTAAAAGTCCcttacatttttaaagtctgtGCTCAGTGCAGCATCTTTTAGTTTAAAACAAATTCACCAGGATCAAACATGATGTTGTCAGTGGTGTTAACCTGGCAcacaagtctcttattttttgAGGCTTGTTCATATAAGTGGTACAAGTATAAACTGGGGTTTCAAGTTCTATTCGCcaaactataataataataaatcaaaataaatggcCAATTTCAGCCCAATGAGTGGCACCTGTTCATGAGAAAGACCACACCTCTCACGAGATTTCATCATTAGTATAAAATGCCCCCAAATCACGGCTATTTGTTCATAACAACAGGTTACTACTGCTCAGTGCACAGTTTCAAGTCCTGCAGCCTCAATCAGCAATTGAAACTATTTGTAACAATTAGAAAATAGGCTACAAAATGCAGCTGCCAAGAAAAATGAAGATTGCTGTAagtgaaatgtatttttcctcttacctgtggtgctatgcATTTGTTAGTTTATGATAAGTTcctaaatgaaactgctcacagcaagatCTTAGGATtttcttgagtaactgggtcatgatttctggaaacatTGGAGACATTGCTTTTGAGTTTTTAATATTCTTTCTAAATAAAGTTATTGTACATGCTACTGATGATATGGAACAAGTTTGAAAAAGTAAAGTGGTCCATAAAGGAAGGCAATCAAAGAGACATGACAGTCATGGAGATGTATGACAGGATACTGTATAATATAGTATTGTCTATCATTAGAGAGGATGTTCACCTGGTTCACTTCACGTGCATTAAGACACATGAGACATTAAGAC is part of the Epinephelus moara isolate mb chromosome 10, YSFRI_EMoa_1.0, whole genome shotgun sequence genome and harbors:
- the LOC126397255 gene encoding interferon-induced protein 44-like isoform X3, whose protein sequence is MEAMLTRSRRTTICSQLGRVKLRLLYKASIHGFTGAAFHQQCDQRGPTVSVGYNTSGYVFGGYTQQPFTQSGQFVRDDQAFLFTFSGERLLKYPVAPANPGYAVKMIANCGPYFGEALVLVNGSKAVVYSSPGNYYNFNAAEMHGNDLNLTECEVYEVEETTELERPWRTINWESQNKKELMESITMYKPTVSSVSQARVLLIGPVGAGKSSFFNSINSVFRGHVTSQAIAGSSTTSLTTQFRTFSVKAGRDGKPLPIILCDTMGLEESRAAGLEIDDISSILKGHLPDRYQFNPSAPLNSEAHGYRKSPRLKDKIHCVVYVVDACKVSIMPTKLEEKLHAVRRKVNLMGIPQLVLMTKVDEACAFVSQDIRNIYRSGYIEELMQEVSARLGVPMSCVIPVKNYSKELELDLHCDILLLTAIIQMLRAADSYFDDLSERFSNIETKE